In Fusarium verticillioides 7600 chromosome 4, whole genome shotgun sequence, the following proteins share a genomic window:
- a CDS encoding hypothetical protein (At least one base has a quality score < 10) has translation MPLNETTSHGTQPPPSSSKTGHPLPRRTSPANSVTLRHHRLAQDASINAGQGSGPAVKPTKTGSPRRNSSGDSHETGQSDPNTWFDQSNQNPTATFDSNVMEVDPPFFQKESDSSNEEKIYYNHQLAPPKLTTAHSSSADDYRSVIDDLTVEIQKLREELKRYKNTGPDMLRKEKLFEIKVHGLPKKKKRELEATLRDFAASLEGSPNASSTQKKKSRHATRENMYSGSGSKHASSSSGSNFRPADSAYASMSTGANSGTSLSRPSMGSQAKSSEAVENYLRDIPEGLYPRHMIMTEKERKKLVVRRLEQLFTGKIGGRHVVKKQPVLPSGSSAALAPVVAETQPTVSNTSNSIHEPPALQTSGKEPTREARILPLEQQSGHSGKKSRSADNASASNSNGDNTESGGNGNSTGSGTNTTPPMTTLPEQRPTRPRDLDPDRAQVPAENMDYIRHLGLVPPELLAEQHSQDVHPDAEGWVYLNLLCNLAQLHMINVTPDFVRSAVSGISTKFQLSPDGRKIRWRGGTEGTRFSSDSSGYNSQKSPSTDDTEDGMENKRKRQKTGRSTGDEFQSGSSSKNGLKFDPQLCAPSESFHYKPLFAQQDSSGGQTSLDETVSSFGPPEESNIGESRWGLSGSGASSRRKRRHDGAIIYYSGAPFCTDLSGDPGDMSPTTQMRAAGQTQTDQDTFKVPPSPLRRTDSGSFINYRPLTDRGLLSSQQSTAMDVDSEDPPGLTDDADDLSEVDLDFTWSDKAQYMQHFPLEPCGLGGVLPEDHFMVVVSTKRPKQDDLSALPQVCGKRFSENTDGIIRRLATMTTSSPDLGASKSLPATHSLPIEIEYMSGRIKRLTPVSLPPPAIFFPPFSPTESTADDDYDDSDDVDMSSSLRDLVGQRTVQRRSDGYPDGVDLSSGDEEGDEPDDSPNQNIYDMNRDPKALPNRPRQAARRTSSAAAAAGTARGASKSNSANPALSHDESSVDTAGAIESGYSSSEESA, from the exons ATGCCACTTAACGAAACCACCTCCCACGGAACGCAACCTCCGCCGTCTTCGTCCAAGACTGGCCATCCTCTACCTCGGCGTACCTCTCCCGCCAATTCTGTCACCCTGCGCCATCACCGACTGGCACAAGATGCATCAATTAACGCCGGCCAGGGCTCAGGACCCGCTGTCAAGCCAACTAAGACAGGATCACCTCGACGAAACTCATCGGGCGACAGTCATGAGACTGGTCAGAGCGATCCCAACACATGGTTTGACCAGTCAAATCAAAACCCAACGGCAACTTTCGACAGCAACGTTATGGAAG TTGACCCCCCTTTCTTTCAAAAAGAGTCCGACTCTTCgaatgaagagaagatatactacaaccaccaactcGCCCCCCCTAAGCTCACTACGGCACACAGCAGCAGTGCAGACGATTACAGAAGTGTCATCGATGATCTCACTGTAGAGATACAGAAGCTGAGGGAGGAGCTCAAGCGATACAAGAACACCGGTCCCGATATGCTCCGAAAGGAGAAGCTCTTCGAAATCAAGGTTCATGGACTGccgaaaaagaagaagagagagctgGAGGCGACACTCCGAGATTTCGCTGCAAGTCTTGAAGGGTCTCCCAACGCGTCATCAACACAGAAAAAGAAGTCTCGACACGCTACTCGCGAAAACATGTattctggatctggatcgAAAcatgcttcatcttcctcagggTCAAATTTTCGCCCAGCCGACTCTGCATACGCCTCTATGTCAACCGGCGCCAACTCGGGAACGTCTTTGAGCCGTCCTAGCATGGGTTCTCAGGCCAAGTCGTCTGAAGCGGTTGAAAATTATCTCCGTGATATCCCTGAAGGGTTATACCCGAGACACATGATTATGAcggagaaagagagaaagaagcttgTTGTTCGCCGTCTTGAACAATTGTTCACTGGAAAGATTGGTGGGCGCCATgtggtgaagaagcagcCCGTGTTGCCTAGTGGAAGTTCTGCAGCTCTGGCACCAGTTGTCGCTGAGACACAGCCCACTGTCTCAAACACGTCAAATTCGATCCACGAACCACCAGCTTTACAGACCAGCGGTAAAGAGCCCACTAGAGAAGCTCGAATTCTTCCCCTTGAGCAGCAATCTGGTCACTCTGGTAAAAAGAGTCGATCTGCTGACAATGCATCTGCCTCCAATTCCAATGGCGACAATACCGAGTCCGGTGGTAATGGCAACAGCACAGGGTCAGGCACAAACACGACTCCTCCCATGACGACCTTGCCCGAGCAACGGCCCACACGGCCTCGTGATTTAGACCCTGACCGTGCTCAGGTTCCAGCCGAGAACATGGACTATATTCGCCATCTGGGCTTGGTACCTCCGGAGCTGCTAGCCGAACAACATAGCCAGGATGTGCACCCGGATGCTGAGGGATGGGTTTATCTGAATTTGTTGTGCAACTTGGCTCAACTTCATATGATCAATGTTACGCCCGACTTTGTCCGCTCAGCTGTTTCAGGAATAAGCACAAAATTTCAGCTGTCTCCTGATGGCCGAAAGATTCGATGGCGAGGTGGAACAGAGGGAACAAGATTCAGCAGTGACAGCTCTGGATATAATTCTCAAAAGAGTCCATCTACAGACGACACTGAGGATGGAATGGAAAACAAGCGCAAGCGTCAGAAAACTGGGCGTTCCACAGGCGACGAGTTCCAGTCCGGAAGCTCAAGCAAGAATGGCTTGAAGTTTGACCCACAGCTTTGTGCTCCATCCGAAAGTTTCCATTACAAACCCTTGTTCGCTCAGCAGGATTCATCGGGTGGCCAGACATCACTCGATGAAACCGTTTCTTCCTTCGGTCCTCCAGAGGAAAGTAATATTGGTGAATCGAGATGGGGGCTAAGTGGCTCAGGAGCCTCCAGCCGCAGGAAGCGCCGCCATGATGGTGCCATTATCTACTATAGCGGCGCTCCATTCTGCACAGATCTATCTGGAGATCCCGGAGATATGTCGCCAACGACGCAGATGCGCGCTGCTGGTCAGACCCAGACAGATCAAGATACCTTCAAGGTCCCCCCATCACCTCTCCGACGAACAGATTCAGgttccttcatcaactaTCGGCCGTTGACCGATCGTGGGCTCTTGTCTAGTCAGCAAAGTACAGCCATGGATGTCGATAGTGAAGATCCCCCCGGCCTGACAGATGATGCCGACGATTTGAGCgaggttgatcttgacttcacGTGGTCTGATAAGGCACAGTACATGCAGCACTTCCCTCTTGAGCCTTGCGGCTTAGGAGGAGTTTTACCCGAAGACCATTTCATGGTTGTTGTTTCAACCAAGCGACCTAAGCAAGACGATTTGTCTGCGTTACCACAAGTTTGCGGTAAAAGGTTTAGTGAAAACACGGATGGTATCATTCGGCGATTGGCGACTATGACAACGTCCTCACCGGACTTGGGAGCTTCAAAATCGCTTCCTGCTACGCATTCTCTCCCCATTGAGATTGAATACATGTCAGGCCGTATCAAGCGGCTGACACCAGTTTCGCTGCCTCCTCCTGCAATTTTCTTTCCGCCGTTCAGCCCTACCGAATCTACAGCCGATGACGATTATGATGATTCAGATGATGTCGACATGTCTTCGTCCTTAAGAGATCTTGTTGGCCAACGAACAGTGCAACGCCGTTCAGATGGATATCCTGATGGCGTTGACCTTAGCAGTGGCGACGAAGAAGGTGATGAACCTGATGATTCGCCGAATCAGAATATTTATGACATGAATCGAGACCCAAAGGCGTTGCCAAATCGGCCCCGACAAGCCGCACGTCGTACCAGTAGCGCtgctgcggctgctggcacTGCTCGGGGCGCAAGTAAGAGTAACAGTGCCAACCCGGCGCTTTCACATGATGAGAGTTCTGTTGATACTGCTGGAGCGATTGAAAGTGGTTACAGCAGTAGCGAGGAAAGCGCTTAA